In Coleofasciculus sp. FACHB-T130, the following proteins share a genomic window:
- a CDS encoding DUF3120 domain-containing protein, with the protein MLGFFDWGIGTRQAWLVFAAASFLVSVPVFVQAPLVRLLPELSLVMTAGWVWLSVVLRRRPATHVWGDLLLGFSWSWLAGSIYWGWLRWEPTIHLPVEAIGLPFALWCLTRRWGLVGNLFYLGSLFGTAVTDIYFYLAGLIPHWRTVMQVAPSEASLVFQSAIAQVSTPWGTSWALVLLGILLGVGLVPLRSRQLHWWAFGGAVLSTILVDGLFWLAATMA; encoded by the coding sequence CTGTTGGGGTTTTTTGATTGGGGAATCGGCACCCGCCAAGCTTGGTTAGTTTTCGCAGCTGCGTCTTTTCTGGTATCCGTGCCAGTGTTTGTGCAAGCCCCTTTAGTGCGGCTGCTACCAGAACTGAGTTTAGTAATGACAGCGGGATGGGTTTGGCTGAGCGTGGTTCTCAGACGGCGTCCTGCGACTCATGTGTGGGGAGATTTGCTGCTGGGATTTAGCTGGAGTTGGTTGGCAGGGTCGATTTATTGGGGCTGGCTGCGCTGGGAACCCACGATCCACTTGCCGGTGGAAGCAATTGGTTTACCGTTTGCCTTATGGTGTTTGACCCGCCGTTGGGGTCTTGTCGGCAACCTATTTTATCTTGGCTCCCTGTTTGGCACGGCAGTAACAGATATATACTTCTACTTAGCTGGTTTGATTCCACACTGGCGAACCGTCATGCAAGTTGCACCAAGCGAGGCATCACTGGTTTTTCAAAGTGCGATCGCTCAAGTCAGCACCCCCTGGGGAACCAGTTGGGCACTCGTGCTTCTCGGAATCCTATTAGGTGTTGGTCTGGTACCATTGCGATCGCGCCAGCTGCATTGGTGGGCGTTTGGTGGAGCCGTTTTGAGTACAATCTTGGTAGACGGTCTGTTTTGGCTGGCTGCTACTATGGCTTAA
- a CDS encoding glycosyltransferase family 2 protein, with amino-acid sequence MENTSIAVLITCYNRKQKTLASLEALFNQVLPTNVNLWVYLVDDGSTDGTAAAVNQHYPQVKIIQGDGNLFWNGGMRVAFSEAIKHPHDYHLWLNDDTLIYPEALSNLLTTSHFLASQGNAAAIVTGATCDPETNTVSYGGVVKSTWWHPFKFRWLEPSQKAIRCDTMHGNCVLIPKEIFQAIGNLDPDFKHYAGDFDYGLRARRKGYTVWLAPGYIGTCSGNPLYANWMDSNLPIRERWQKAEQPKNFTFQERKLFAQRHAGILWPIYWLLPYRKLLFSSFSKRGQVGT; translated from the coding sequence ATGGAAAATACTAGCATAGCTGTTCTTATCACTTGCTATAACCGCAAGCAAAAGACTTTAGCAAGTCTAGAGGCACTTTTCAACCAGGTACTCCCAACTAACGTTAATCTTTGGGTCTATCTTGTAGATGACGGCAGTACTGACGGTACAGCAGCAGCCGTCAACCAACATTATCCTCAAGTAAAGATTATCCAGGGAGATGGAAATTTATTCTGGAATGGAGGAATGCGAGTGGCATTTTCTGAAGCCATTAAGCACCCTCATGATTATCATCTCTGGCTGAATGATGACACGCTAATTTACCCAGAAGCTTTAAGTAATTTGCTGACAACCTCTCATTTTTTAGCCTCGCAAGGAAATGCAGCAGCCATTGTAACCGGGGCGACTTGCGATCCGGAGACGAATACGGTTTCTTATGGCGGCGTTGTGAAAAGTACGTGGTGGCATCCCTTCAAATTTCGCTGGCTAGAACCGAGCCAAAAAGCTATACGATGTGACACCATGCATGGAAATTGTGTATTGATTCCTAAAGAGATATTCCAAGCAATCGGAAACTTAGATCCTGACTTTAAGCATTATGCGGGAGACTTCGATTATGGGTTACGCGCGAGACGAAAAGGATATACGGTTTGGCTAGCTCCAGGCTACATCGGAACCTGTTCCGGAAACCCTCTGTACGCAAACTGGATGGATTCTAATTTGCCGATTCGCGAACGATGGCAAAAGGCAGAACAACCTAAAAATTTTACATTTCAAGAAAGGAAGTTATTTGCTCAGCGCCATGCTGGAATTTTATGGCCTATTTATTGGTTGCTGCCCTACAGAAAATTGCTTTTCTCAAGCTTTAGCAAACGGGGACAGGTGGGAACATGA
- a CDS encoding undecaprenyl-diphosphate phosphatase yields MAVSKRKKLAILRVGAASTVLTFPLEAMVRAQDVAPVAATTPQMNIFQAVVLGMVQGLTEFLPISSTAHLKVVPVALGWGDPGVAFTAVIQLGSIAAVLWYFWGDLTQITTGAFKAIAHKNYESNDFRMALGIVLGTLPILFFGLLIKKFIPDFDNSPLRSMAAIAIASIFMALLLGIAERIGKKKRNFEQLTLQDGILMGLAQALALIPGVSRSGSTLTAGLFMNLERATAARFSFLLGIPAITLAGLVELKGVLETGLGDGGLLPLLAGVISAGVFSYLAIAWLLRFLQTQSTWVFIWYRLAFGIAILGAIFVKLIPNI; encoded by the coding sequence ATGGCTGTATCAAAACGTAAAAAATTGGCGATTCTTCGTGTCGGTGCTGCCAGCACTGTGTTGACCTTCCCCTTAGAAGCGATGGTAAGGGCGCAAGACGTGGCACCCGTTGCCGCAACCACACCTCAGATGAATATCTTTCAAGCGGTGGTTCTAGGCATGGTGCAAGGGTTGACTGAGTTTCTGCCCATTAGCAGTACGGCGCATTTGAAGGTGGTGCCGGTGGCGCTAGGATGGGGCGATCCAGGAGTCGCCTTTACCGCCGTGATTCAGCTGGGCAGTATTGCCGCAGTGCTGTGGTATTTCTGGGGGGATTTGACGCAAATTACAACGGGTGCATTCAAGGCGATCGCTCACAAGAATTACGAATCCAACGACTTCCGTATGGCACTGGGAATCGTTTTGGGAACCTTACCCATCCTCTTTTTTGGACTGCTGATCAAAAAGTTTATTCCCGACTTTGACAACTCCCCGTTACGGAGTATGGCAGCGATCGCCATTGCCTCTATTTTCATGGCTTTATTATTGGGAATTGCCGAGCGCATTGGCAAGAAAAAGCGTAACTTTGAGCAATTAACACTTCAAGATGGCATTTTGATGGGATTGGCTCAGGCTTTGGCGTTAATTCCCGGCGTTTCTCGCTCCGGATCCACCCTGACTGCTGGACTATTTATGAATTTAGAACGGGCAACCGCTGCCCGGTTTTCTTTTTTATTAGGAATCCCAGCAATTACCCTGGCAGGGTTAGTGGAATTAAAAGGTGTTTTAGAAACAGGACTAGGAGATGGTGGACTGCTGCCTTTGCTGGCAGGAGTCATCTCAGCTGGAGTATTTTCCTATCTCGCGATCGCGTGGCTGCTGCGCTTCCTGCAAACCCAGAGTACGTGGGTATTTATTTGGTATCGGTTAGCATTTGGAATAGCTATCTTGGGCGCGATCTTCGTCAAACTAATCCCTAATATTTAA
- a CDS encoding glycosyltransferase family 1 protein, which translates to MVKNLHICLNMVGGSGWLGGVLYIQNLARAIATLPETEKANIKLTIAVHDKDINLIEPARGYVNQIYATSKWQRAYLKMCNFLAERISFIPLELLNPQKINFLYPAIAGTRSPYQWGGWIPDFQHYHLPNLFSPEEIAQRNRDQQQIAHAAPIIVLSSNMAQEDFKHLYPEAASRSVVMNFVSCPAPEWFELDPKLTQESYQLPDKFFLISNQFWKHKDHAVVIEALGLLKQQGLTPTVVCTGSATDYRNPDYYNYLLTRIEELGISEQVRLLGLIPRVDQIQLMRRSLAVIQPSLFEGWSTVVEDARSLGKPMLLSDFPVHLEQNPPDSYFFERSNAEQLAALIDKSFTTLTPGPDVEKESLAKQDNVEQIKGYGRRFLEIVRSVV; encoded by the coding sequence ATGGTAAAAAATTTACATATTTGTCTCAACATGGTGGGTGGCTCTGGCTGGCTAGGGGGCGTGCTATATATTCAGAATTTAGCCCGCGCGATCGCTACTTTACCAGAAACAGAAAAAGCGAATATCAAGCTAACAATCGCTGTTCACGATAAAGATATAAATTTAATAGAACCAGCCCGGGGTTACGTTAACCAAATTTATGCTACTTCCAAGTGGCAGCGTGCCTATCTAAAAATGTGTAATTTTTTAGCTGAGCGTATCTCTTTCATTCCTCTGGAACTACTAAATCCTCAAAAAATAAATTTTCTTTACCCGGCGATAGCAGGAACCCGCTCACCTTATCAGTGGGGAGGTTGGATTCCTGACTTTCAACACTATCACTTACCCAACCTTTTCTCTCCGGAAGAAATCGCTCAACGTAATCGAGATCAGCAACAAATTGCTCACGCTGCTCCTATTATTGTCCTCAGTAGCAATATGGCACAAGAAGACTTTAAACATCTTTATCCGGAAGCAGCTTCTCGAAGTGTTGTAATGAATTTTGTAAGCTGTCCCGCACCTGAATGGTTTGAGTTAGATCCCAAACTAACGCAAGAAAGTTATCAACTTCCAGATAAATTTTTCCTGATCAGCAATCAATTTTGGAAACATAAAGATCATGCTGTGGTAATTGAAGCTTTGGGGCTACTGAAACAACAGGGGCTTACACCTACCGTTGTTTGTACTGGAAGTGCTACTGATTATCGTAATCCTGATTATTACAATTACCTCTTAACAAGAATTGAGGAATTAGGAATTAGCGAACAAGTACGTCTTTTAGGATTAATTCCTCGTGTAGACCAAATTCAGCTCATGAGGAGGTCTTTAGCTGTAATTCAGCCTTCTTTATTTGAAGGTTGGAGTACGGTTGTAGAGGACGCACGTTCTCTTGGTAAACCCATGTTACTTTCTGACTTTCCTGTTCACCTGGAGCAGAATCCTCCTGATTCTTACTTTTTTGAGCGTAGTAATGCGGAACAACTAGCAGCACTGATTGATAAAAGTTTCACTACATTAACACCAGGACCAGATGTAGAAAAAGAAAGTTTAGCTAAACAGGATAATGTTGAACAAATCAAAGGATACGGTAGGCGTTTTTTAGAGATAGTACGCAGTGTTGTATAA
- a CDS encoding methyltransferase domain-containing protein: MKLNLGSFDRIFSGWINTDITPHIWVSKIPFLPDLMYKVGKLDRERYDEHQKGIFRQLTYLDLTKKFPWSDNSVDAAYTSHVLEHLYLEGALNCISEVYRVLKPGGIFRVAVPDLDQLIKSYNPSCPEVFLTEFLEATQTLEKNRHHWHYNENSLRKILLDTGFREVVRGHYRDSKIPGIAEREERPESLFMECIK, from the coding sequence ATGAAATTAAATTTAGGCTCTTTCGACCGCATTTTTTCTGGCTGGATCAATACAGATATTACTCCTCATATCTGGGTTTCAAAAATCCCCTTTTTACCTGATCTCATGTATAAAGTAGGGAAGCTCGATCGAGAACGATATGACGAGCATCAAAAAGGAATTTTTCGTCAGCTTACATATCTGGATCTGACTAAAAAATTTCCCTGGTCTGATAATAGTGTTGATGCAGCATATACATCTCATGTACTTGAGCATTTATACTTGGAAGGCGCTTTAAATTGTATCTCTGAAGTTTATCGAGTTCTGAAGCCAGGTGGAATATTTCGGGTTGCAGTTCCAGACCTCGATCAATTAATAAAGAGCTACAATCCTAGCTGTCCTGAAGTATTTTTGACAGAATTTTTAGAAGCAACGCAGACGTTAGAAAAAAATCGCCACCACTGGCACTATAACGAAAATTCGTTGCGAAAAATTCTCTTGGATACTGGATTTCGGGAAGTGGTTAGAGGCCACTACCGAGACAGTAAAATACCAGGGATTGCAGAACGAGAAGAACGCCCAGAATCCCTATTTATGGAATGTATTAAATAA
- a CDS encoding NAD-dependent epimerase/dehydratase family protein, producing the protein MKTVLITGVTGFIGRYVARQFTENGWSVIGVGNRPPENAPRQDLFRYEQLNLPSTELAKIVQELQPEVCIHCAGRASVELSISDPSADFSNSVAVTFNLLDTLRLYAPNCRLIYLSSAAVYGNPEALPIRENQSLKPISPYGFHKLMSEQLCAEFFQVYNLPTAIVRIFSGYGPGLRRQVLWDMCQKALTHSTLKLRGTGNESRDFIHGRDVARALHILVEKANFKAEVYNLANGIETTIKELAALVLTKLGEDIPVEFDNSTPVGTPINWQADMSKLAHIGFTPEVTIERGVNVYVQWCRAEILGW; encoded by the coding sequence TAGGGGTGGGAAATCGTCCTCCAGAAAATGCGCCTAGACAAGATTTGTTTCGCTATGAACAATTAAATTTGCCTTCTACCGAGCTAGCAAAAATTGTTCAAGAGTTGCAACCGGAAGTTTGTATTCACTGTGCTGGAAGAGCCTCAGTAGAGCTTTCAATTAGCGACCCTTCAGCAGATTTCAGCAACAGTGTCGCCGTCACTTTCAACCTTTTAGATACATTACGTCTATATGCTCCGAACTGTCGTTTAATTTATCTTTCTAGTGCTGCTGTCTACGGAAATCCCGAAGCCTTACCCATTCGGGAAAATCAAAGCTTGAAGCCAATTTCTCCCTATGGCTTTCATAAGCTGATGTCTGAGCAACTTTGCGCTGAGTTTTTTCAAGTTTATAACTTACCCACTGCTATAGTACGTATTTTTTCGGGTTATGGCCCAGGACTGAGGCGACAAGTTCTTTGGGATATGTGCCAAAAAGCGTTGACACACTCCACGCTGAAGTTACGAGGTACTGGCAACGAAAGCCGTGATTTTATTCATGGTAGAGACGTAGCAAGGGCACTTCATATTCTTGTTGAAAAAGCTAATTTTAAAGCCGAGGTTTATAATCTTGCGAATGGTATCGAAACAACAATCAAAGAATTAGCAGCATTAGTGTTAACCAAACTAGGGGAAGATATTCCAGTTGAATTTGATAATAGTACTCCTGTCGGAACTCCGATAAACTGGCAAGCCGATATGAGCAAACTTGCCCATATTGGATTTACCCCTGAAGTAACGATAGAAAGGGGTGTAAACGTCTATGTTCAATGGTGTCGAGCTGAGATTTTAGGATGGTAA
- a CDS encoding FHA domain-containing protein — translation MVTLRPTPYLLLRTESGNRYLPLVSSNCWTVGRSDDNNFVLPDRWISRNHAMLQCTETGEFYLIDLGSRNGSFVNGRRVSIPVTLRNGDRLTFGQTDLEFHCPTANRNNEPLPSGDKDTLTSTLHVRRLMSVMVVDIRDFTVLTRQLDEKILSAVIGTWFRHAGNIIREYGSWVDKYIGDAVMAIWFHGPQGVTDEDMLNICQAVSALHKITMDLSNKYPVPFPLRIGAGINTGFAMVGNTGSGDRPDYTAIGDTVNAAFRLESATKQLGLDIAVGETTHEYLISLAKQETGFKQYIVNLKGYEVPTVTYAGSYADLDSFLQVNTINKD, via the coding sequence GTGGTGACTTTGCGACCCACTCCTTACTTACTCCTTCGTACCGAGTCCGGCAATCGCTATCTCCCCTTGGTAAGTAGTAACTGCTGGACAGTTGGTCGCAGTGACGACAACAATTTTGTGTTGCCGGATCGTTGGATTTCTCGCAACCATGCAATGTTGCAATGTACTGAAACCGGCGAGTTCTACCTAATTGACCTAGGAAGTCGCAACGGCTCCTTTGTCAATGGCAGACGAGTCAGTATTCCGGTTACTTTACGCAATGGCGATCGCCTTACCTTTGGTCAGACGGATCTAGAGTTTCACTGTCCTACCGCCAACCGCAACAATGAGCCATTACCAAGCGGGGACAAGGATACGCTCACTTCGACTTTGCACGTACGCCGTCTGATGTCAGTCATGGTGGTAGACATCCGCGACTTCACAGTTCTCACCCGGCAACTAGATGAAAAAATATTATCGGCGGTGATTGGTACTTGGTTCCGTCATGCAGGAAATATCATCCGAGAGTATGGCAGCTGGGTTGATAAATATATTGGCGATGCGGTCATGGCGATTTGGTTTCATGGCCCCCAAGGAGTGACCGATGAGGATATGCTCAACATTTGTCAAGCAGTGAGCGCCCTCCATAAAATCACAATGGATTTGAGTAATAAATATCCCGTGCCCTTTCCGCTGCGAATTGGGGCAGGAATTAATACGGGTTTTGCAATGGTTGGGAACACGGGTAGTGGCGATCGCCCCGATTACACCGCGATTGGGGATACGGTGAATGCGGCATTTCGTCTGGAATCTGCCACCAAGCAACTGGGTCTGGATATTGCTGTGGGAGAAACTACTCACGAGTATCTCATCTCTTTGGCAAAACAAGAGACTGGTTTTAAGCAATATATCGTCAATCTCAAGGGCTATGAAGTGCCCACCGTGACCTACGCAGGCTCTTATGCTGACTTAGATAGTTTTTTGCAGGTCAACACGATCAATAAAGACTAA
- a CDS encoding TIGR03279 family radical SAM protein, which produces MSEISIRPALITQVLPDSIAAEVGFEPGDAIVSINGMRPRDLIDYQFLCADEVLELEVLDTAGKSHSVEIEKDYDDDLGLEFETALFDGLIQCNNRCPFCFIDQQPPGKRRSLYLKDDDYRLSFLYGSYLTLTNLTQREWDRIEQMRLSPLYVSIHATEPEVRSRLLKNPRAAEILQQLRWFQERRLQIHAQVVLCPGINDGDRLETTLRDLASFHQGDIPAVASVAVVPVGLTRFRPTEDELTPVTPQKAAEVILQVQALQEKFRNQMGSTFAWLADEWFLIAGQELPPESDYEDYPQIGNGVGSIRQFLKEFQQVAAKKLPRRLKTSQKLTWVVGNAVEKAFEPILQRLNQVQGLQVNLAALRSEYWGQEISVTGLLTGQDLLKLKGRDLGDRILLPSVMLKHGDSCFLDDMTVEQLATELGSPILPINGIEELIDACIHP; this is translated from the coding sequence ATGAGCGAGATTTCTATTCGTCCAGCCTTAATTACCCAAGTCCTCCCCGACTCCATTGCCGCCGAAGTCGGGTTTGAACCGGGAGATGCAATTGTTTCCATCAACGGGATGCGCCCTCGCGACCTCATCGACTACCAGTTTTTGTGTGCGGATGAAGTGCTGGAACTGGAAGTTTTAGATACTGCTGGCAAAAGCCACTCGGTGGAAATTGAGAAAGACTACGACGATGACTTGGGGTTGGAATTTGAAACTGCCCTATTTGATGGCTTAATTCAGTGTAATAACCGCTGTCCTTTTTGCTTCATCGATCAACAGCCTCCCGGTAAAAGGCGATCGCTTTATCTCAAAGATGACGACTACCGCCTCAGCTTTCTCTATGGCTCATACTTAACCCTGACCAATCTCACCCAGAGGGAATGGGACAGGATTGAGCAGATGCGCCTCTCTCCCCTCTATGTTTCCATCCATGCTACCGAACCAGAAGTCCGCAGCCGCCTGTTAAAAAATCCCCGCGCCGCTGAGATTTTGCAGCAACTGCGGTGGTTTCAAGAACGGCGTCTGCAAATCCATGCCCAGGTTGTTCTCTGTCCTGGCATTAACGATGGCGATCGCCTAGAGACTACCCTGAGGGATTTAGCCTCTTTTCACCAGGGAGATATCCCGGCTGTCGCCTCTGTGGCAGTGGTTCCGGTTGGTTTGACACGTTTCCGTCCAACCGAAGACGAACTAACCCCAGTGACGCCCCAGAAAGCCGCTGAAGTGATTTTGCAAGTCCAGGCACTCCAGGAGAAATTCCGCAACCAGATGGGATCGACTTTTGCCTGGTTAGCCGACGAGTGGTTTTTAATTGCTGGGCAAGAATTACCGCCAGAATCAGACTACGAAGACTATCCTCAAATTGGCAATGGGGTTGGTTCGATTCGCCAATTTCTCAAGGAATTTCAGCAGGTTGCCGCGAAAAAATTGCCGCGACGTTTAAAAACATCCCAAAAATTAACTTGGGTGGTGGGGAATGCAGTGGAAAAAGCCTTTGAGCCTATCTTGCAACGTCTGAATCAAGTGCAAGGACTGCAAGTAAATCTGGCGGCGTTGCGTAGCGAATACTGGGGACAAGAGATTAGCGTCACTGGCTTGTTAACGGGTCAAGATTTGCTGAAACTAAAGGGAAGAGATTTGGGCGATCGCATTCTCCTCCCCTCAGTCATGCTAAAACATGGCGATTCTTGCTTCCTGGATGACATGACTGTGGAACAACTCGCCACTGAGTTGGGTTCACCCATCTTGCCTATCAATGGCATCGAAGAACTCATCGACGCCTGCATTCACCCTTGA
- a CDS encoding glycosyltransferase family 4 protein, translating into MKILLSAYACEPGCGSEEGVGWNTVRQVANHHEVWVLTRIGYRAAIEAELACHPVPNLHFIYFDPFNWTEDWRNKQGLVQLHYYLWQIQAYFLARRLHREIGFDLVRHVTYVKHWSPSFLALLPVPFIWGPVGGAESAPKAFWKDFSRRGKVYELLRNFAQSVGEQDPFVRLTAKRSCVGLATTEETAERLRSLGVKNVQIASQVGLSKEEISQLAHHIVPDDSPIRFTTVGRLIHWKGVHLGIRAFALAQIPQAEYWIVGDGRERQQLEAIAHSLGVADKVRFWGALPRQETLSKIGHCHVLVHPSLHESGGFVCAEMMAAGRPVICLDLGGPAVQVTEETGIKVAAINPEQVARDVAAAMTRLAEDPALRVRMGQAGQKRVKEVFDWDLKERLLLDLYEKRLSQSAIVPSLAKGLTDQG; encoded by the coding sequence ATGAAAATCCTTCTATCTGCATACGCTTGTGAGCCTGGGTGTGGCTCTGAGGAAGGGGTAGGCTGGAATACAGTTCGGCAAGTAGCAAATCATCACGAAGTTTGGGTGTTAACTCGAATTGGTTATCGTGCAGCAATTGAAGCCGAGCTAGCTTGTCACCCGGTTCCCAATTTACACTTTATTTATTTCGATCCATTTAATTGGACGGAAGATTGGCGGAATAAACAAGGGTTAGTGCAACTTCATTACTACCTTTGGCAAATACAAGCTTATTTTCTGGCAAGGCGGCTGCATCGGGAGATTGGCTTTGACTTGGTGCGTCATGTCACTTATGTGAAACACTGGTCTCCTAGCTTTTTAGCCCTATTGCCAGTCCCCTTCATTTGGGGGCCTGTCGGAGGCGCTGAATCGGCTCCAAAAGCTTTCTGGAAAGATTTTAGTCGGCGTGGCAAGGTTTACGAATTGCTGCGAAACTTCGCTCAATCGGTGGGTGAGCAAGATCCGTTTGTGCGACTGACGGCAAAGCGAAGTTGTGTAGGATTAGCAACCACTGAGGAGACAGCAGAACGCTTGCGATCGCTTGGAGTAAAAAATGTCCAAATCGCTTCGCAAGTGGGTTTATCTAAGGAAGAAATTAGTCAATTGGCGCACCATATTGTGCCTGATGATAGTCCCATACGGTTTACTACCGTGGGTCGGCTCATCCACTGGAAAGGAGTCCATCTGGGGATTCGAGCTTTTGCTTTGGCTCAAATTCCCCAAGCAGAATACTGGATTGTGGGAGATGGACGGGAACGGCAACAATTGGAAGCGATCGCTCACTCACTGGGAGTGGCGGATAAAGTTCGCTTCTGGGGCGCTTTACCGCGCCAGGAAACCCTATCTAAAATCGGGCATTGCCACGTCCTCGTTCATCCCAGCCTGCACGAATCTGGGGGATTTGTCTGCGCGGAAATGATGGCGGCGGGGCGTCCAGTCATTTGCTTGGATCTGGGAGGGCCAGCGGTACAGGTAACGGAGGAAACTGGGATTAAAGTGGCTGCGATAAATCCCGAACAAGTCGCACGCGACGTAGCTGCTGCGATGACTCGTTTAGCGGAAGATCCAGCGTTACGGGTGCGAATGGGACAAGCGGGACAAAAGCGGGTGAAGGAAGTCTTTGATTGGGATCTCAAGGAAAGGCTTTTGCTCGATTTGTATGAAAAAAGGCTATCTCAGTCCGCTATCGTCCCTTCACTTGCTAAAGGCTTGACGGATCAAGGGTGA
- the lipB gene encoding lipoyl(octanoyl) transferase LipB, protein MILSKSEGSAGKASEQLRQLRLYNRGQMPYSAAWDWQRSLVSERINDPSLADALILLEHPPVYTLGQGASLEFLKFDPAATDWEVFRVERGGEVTYHCPGQLVGYPILNLRYYQQDLHWYLRQLEEVLIRVLDVYGLKGDRVAGMTGVWLEGCKVAAIGIKVSKWITMHGFALNVCPDLTGFERIVPCGIADKSVGSLAQFVPGIDLHQVRQEVAKAFAEVFHVQLIVQNC, encoded by the coding sequence ATGATTTTAAGTAAGTCTGAAGGGTCTGCTGGGAAAGCCTCGGAGCAACTGCGCCAACTCCGGTTATACAATCGGGGGCAGATGCCCTATTCGGCAGCTTGGGACTGGCAGCGATCGCTGGTTTCCGAACGCATCAACGATCCTAGTTTGGCGGATGCCTTGATTTTGCTAGAGCATCCGCCGGTTTACACGCTTGGGCAGGGAGCCAGTCTAGAATTTCTTAAGTTTGATCCCGCAGCGACCGACTGGGAGGTTTTCCGAGTGGAACGAGGGGGTGAGGTAACATACCACTGTCCGGGTCAGCTGGTGGGTTACCCAATCCTGAATCTGCGCTATTACCAGCAAGATTTGCACTGGTACTTGCGGCAGTTAGAAGAGGTATTGATTCGGGTGCTGGATGTTTACGGGTTAAAGGGCGATCGCGTTGCTGGAATGACTGGCGTTTGGCTGGAAGGCTGTAAGGTAGCAGCGATTGGCATTAAGGTCAGCAAGTGGATTACTATGCACGGCTTTGCCTTAAATGTTTGTCCCGACCTTACCGGATTTGAGCGCATTGTCCCCTGCGGTATTGCCGATAAGTCGGTTGGCAGTCTTGCCCAATTCGTACCCGGAATTGACTTGCACCAAGTGCGCCAAGAAGTAGCGAAAGCCTTTGCGGAAGTTTTCCACGTTCAGCTAATTGTGCAAAATTGCTAA
- a CDS encoding glycosyltransferase family 4 protein — protein MKIRNSDDTELKVDDLRIAIAIPSVEFGSYWRPVLYELTKICKNTIFYTGCLWPKFDADAPGASAVKLVGKFKFVEATQVSGGYGRGFMVASPKIVNELLEFKPHVVFVSAFSIWTVLALLFKPLGGWKVVIIYDGSSPNTNFEDSKLRTFSRRLMVKFTDAFIANSNDGKKYLYKVIGAEERRIFTKTYLVPEPQALRERLEAAKPSELKLKRPVFLFVGQVISRKGIKSLLEACSLLTSQGYSDYSLVIIGDGAQREELEVFVKNNNLTERVTWTGWLDYGQLGAYFQDADVFVFPTFEDVWGMVVLEAMVFGKPILCSKGAGAYEMVIEGENGYLFESQNPEEIAEGMRRFIDNPELAASMGEKSKQLIGQYTPEAAAKSMAEVAMNVLQKIQINAE, from the coding sequence ATGAAAATTAGAAATTCTGACGATACAGAATTAAAAGTAGACGATCTCCGCATTGCTATTGCGATCCCCTCAGTCGAATTTGGCTCTTACTGGCGACCTGTTTTGTACGAACTTACGAAAATCTGTAAGAATACAATTTTTTATACTGGCTGTCTTTGGCCGAAATTCGATGCTGATGCTCCAGGAGCTTCCGCGGTTAAACTTGTAGGAAAATTTAAATTTGTAGAGGCAACTCAAGTATCGGGTGGCTATGGTCGCGGTTTTATGGTAGCTTCCCCAAAGATTGTGAATGAGTTACTTGAGTTTAAACCTCATGTTGTTTTTGTCAGCGCTTTTTCTATATGGACTGTTTTAGCACTGCTTTTCAAACCCTTGGGAGGTTGGAAAGTTGTAATCATTTATGATGGCAGTTCGCCGAATACAAATTTTGAAGATTCTAAACTTCGTACCTTTTCGCGTCGTTTAATGGTTAAATTTACAGATGCTTTTATTGCTAATAGTAACGATGGCAAAAAGTATCTTTATAAGGTAATTGGAGCTGAGGAAAGGAGAATTTTTACAAAAACTTATCTGGTGCCTGAACCCCAAGCTTTGCGGGAACGTCTTGAAGCTGCAAAACCTAGTGAACTAAAGCTAAAGCGTCCGGTTTTTCTATTTGTCGGGCAAGTGATTTCTAGAAAAGGAATAAAGTCGTTGTTGGAGGCATGTTCTCTTCTTACAAGTCAGGGATATTCTGATTATTCGCTGGTAATTATTGGGGATGGAGCGCAACGTGAGGAATTGGAAGTTTTTGTTAAAAACAATAATCTAACAGAGCGTGTGACCTGGACAGGATGGTTAGATTACGGGCAACTAGGGGCATATTTTCAGGATGCCGATGTCTTTGTTTTTCCTACCTTTGAAGATGTATGGGGAATGGTGGTGCTAGAGGCGATGGTATTTGGCAAACCCATATTGTGTTCTAAAGGTGCAGGCGCTTATGAAATGGTGATAGAAGGAGAAAATGGGTATTTGTTTGAATCGCAAAACCCAGAAGAAATTGCTGAAGGAATGCGCCGTTTTATAGATAATCCAGAGCTTGCTGCCTCAATGGGAGAAAAATCAAAGCAGTTGATCGGGCAGTACACTCCAGAGGCAGCAGCCAAATCGATGGCAGAAGTAGCAATGAATGTTTTACAAAAAATTCAAATAAATGCCGAATGA